One stretch of Tepidibacter hydrothermalis DNA includes these proteins:
- the ssnA gene encoding putative aminohydrolase SsnA, with protein sequence MLLVGNGKVITHNISMPYIENGCVAIEKNIIIDFGNTNELKETYKDAEFIDAKGKVIMPGMVNTHMHIYSSFARGMALKGEPSQNFIDILNNLWWKIDKKLTLDDVRYSALSTYIDCIKNGTTTVFDHHASQGAVRDSLFTIGEVSKKLGVRSCLCYEITDRDGMDIRDETIEENVNFVTHTNQINDDMLKGMFGLHASFTLSDDTLKKAAKKASSLNTGFHVHTAEGIDDLHDSLKKYNKRVVQRYMDFGMLGEKTIAVHCIHVNNSEMDMLKETNTSVVHNPESNMGNAVGCAPVLEMMKRGIRLGLGTDGYTSDMFESMKVGNILHKHNVCNPSVAYGEIPQMLFDNNREIGSKFFEKSVGIIEKGAYGDVIVVDYKAHTPMNENNYNSHVLFGMSGRSVDTTIINGKVVMKDRIIVGIDEDEIYAKSQELATSLWNKI encoded by the coding sequence ATGCTTTTAGTAGGTAACGGAAAAGTAATTACTCACAACATCTCTATGCCATACATCGAAAATGGATGTGTGGCAATAGAGAAAAATATTATTATAGATTTTGGAAACACGAATGAATTAAAAGAAACATATAAGGATGCTGAGTTTATAGATGCAAAAGGTAAGGTCATAATGCCTGGTATGGTAAATACTCATATGCATATATATAGTTCTTTTGCAAGAGGTATGGCTCTTAAAGGAGAACCTTCTCAAAACTTTATTGATATACTTAATAATTTATGGTGGAAGATAGATAAAAAACTTACACTTGATGATGTTAGATACAGCGCTTTATCTACATATATAGATTGTATAAAAAATGGAACAACTACTGTATTTGATCATCACGCGAGTCAAGGGGCAGTAAGAGACAGTTTATTTACTATAGGAGAAGTATCTAAAAAATTAGGAGTAAGAAGTTGTCTGTGTTATGAAATAACAGATAGAGATGGAATGGATATAAGAGATGAAACTATAGAGGAGAATGTTAATTTTGTAACTCATACTAATCAAATTAACGATGACATGTTAAAGGGAATGTTTGGACTTCATGCTTCATTTACTCTTTCTGATGATACCTTAAAGAAGGCTGCGAAAAAGGCTTCTAGCTTAAATACAGGATTTCACGTACATACAGCTGAAGGAATAGATGATTTACATGATTCATTAAAGAAATACAATAAAAGAGTTGTTCAAAGATATATGGATTTTGGAATGCTTGGAGAGAAAACGATTGCAGTTCACTGTATTCATGTAAACAATTCAGAAATGGATATGCTAAAGGAAACAAATACAAGCGTTGTTCATAACCCAGAATCAAATATGGGAAATGCAGTTGGATGCGCACCTGTACTTGAAATGATGAAAAGAGGAATAAGATTAGGACTGGGAACTGACGGATATACAAGTGATATGTTCGAATCCATGAAGGTTGGAAACATACTTCATAAGCACAACGTATGTAATCCAAGTGTTGCTTACGGCGAAATACCACAAATGTTATTTGATAACAATAGAGAAATAGGATCTAAGTTCTTTGAAAAAAGTGTTGGAATAATAGAAAAAGGAGCATATGGAGACGTTATAGTAGTTGATTATAAAGCTCACACTCCTATGAATGAAAATAATTACAATAGTCATGTATTATTTGGAATGTCAGGAAGAAGTGTTGATACTACAATAATAAATGGAAAAGTAGTTATGAAAGATAGAATTATAGTAGGAATAGATGAAGATGAAATATATGCTAAATCTCAAGAGCTAGCAACCAGTCTTTGGAATAAAATCTAA
- a CDS encoding N-acyl-D-amino-acid deacylase family protein yields the protein MGILIKNGFVVDGTGEKGFKADILVEGDKVSKISEDIQGDFDQVLDVEGMVVSPGFIDTHSHSDLITLVNPYNEIKIRQGITTEVLGQDGISMAPLPKEFISPWRKNIAGLDGDSDDIDWEYETTDNYLKIMEKQGVGLNQTYLVPHGNVRMEAMGLENRPATKEEIQKMCEITRREMEAGALGLSTGLIYIPCAYGLTEELVEMCKVVAEFDGVFVIHQRSEADTILDSMKEVIEIGKKSGVKVHFSHFKVCGKKNWKYIDDVLKLLDEVQAEGITVSFDQYPYVAGSTMLGVILPPWAHDGGTDKLIERLADKNLRAKMVEDMKMGIPGWDNFVDFAGMDNIFVTSVKTKENEDLIGKSLTQIGEIRGKDAFEATFDLLYQEENAVGMVDFYGLDEHVIKFLTRPEQNVCTDGLLSGKPHPRAYGSFPRVLGKYVREEKALSLEDAIYKMTNKPAHAFKIKDRGLLQEGKYADIVVFNPDTVKDTATYVDPIQYPVGIEYVLINGNVVVDAGEYKKVLAGKVIRG from the coding sequence ATGGGAATATTAATTAAGAATGGTTTTGTTGTAGACGGTACAGGAGAAAAGGGATTTAAAGCAGATATTCTTGTAGAAGGAGACAAAGTATCTAAAATATCAGAAGATATACAAGGTGATTTTGATCAAGTTTTAGATGTAGAGGGTATGGTTGTAAGTCCAGGTTTTATAGATACTCACAGTCATTCGGATCTTATAACTCTAGTAAATCCATACAATGAAATCAAGATACGTCAGGGAATCACTACTGAAGTTTTAGGCCAAGATGGAATATCTATGGCACCACTTCCTAAAGAATTTATAAGTCCTTGGAGAAAGAACATAGCTGGACTTGATGGAGACTCTGATGATATAGATTGGGAATATGAAACTACAGATAATTATTTGAAAATTATGGAAAAACAAGGGGTTGGATTAAACCAAACTTACCTAGTTCCTCATGGTAATGTTCGTATGGAAGCTATGGGACTTGAGAACAGACCTGCTACTAAAGAAGAAATTCAAAAAATGTGTGAAATAACAAGAAGAGAGATGGAAGCTGGAGCTTTAGGTCTTTCAACAGGTCTTATATACATACCGTGTGCCTATGGCTTAACAGAAGAATTAGTTGAAATGTGTAAAGTTGTAGCTGAATTTGATGGAGTATTTGTAATACATCAAAGAAGTGAAGCTGATACTATTTTAGATTCTATGAAGGAAGTAATAGAAATAGGTAAAAAATCTGGTGTTAAAGTTCATTTTTCACACTTTAAAGTATGTGGAAAGAAAAACTGGAAGTACATAGATGACGTTTTAAAACTTTTAGATGAAGTTCAAGCTGAGGGGATAACAGTGTCTTTTGATCAGTATCCGTATGTTGCTGGAAGTACTATGCTTGGAGTAATTCTTCCACCTTGGGCACATGATGGAGGAACTGATAAATTAATAGAAAGATTAGCAGATAAAAATCTTAGAGCTAAAATGGTTGAAGACATGAAAATGGGAATACCAGGATGGGACAATTTCGTAGACTTTGCTGGTATGGATAATATATTTGTAACTAGCGTTAAGACTAAAGAAAATGAAGACCTAATAGGTAAAAGCCTTACTCAAATAGGAGAGATAAGAGGAAAAGATGCATTCGAAGCTACTTTTGATCTATTATATCAAGAGGAAAATGCCGTTGGAATGGTAGACTTTTATGGTCTTGATGAACATGTAATCAAGTTCTTAACTAGACCTGAACAAAATGTTTGTACAGATGGACTCTTATCAGGTAAGCCTCATCCTAGAGCATATGGATCTTTTCCAAGGGTTTTAGGAAAGTATGTAAGAGAAGAAAAGGCTCTTTCATTAGAAGATGCTATATATAAGATGACAAACAAGCCTGCACATGCTTTCAAAATTAAAGACAGAGGGCTTTTACAAGAAGGAAAGTATGCAGATATAGTTGTATTCAATCCTGATACAGTTAAAGATACTGCAACGTATGTTGATCCTATTCAGTATCCAGTAGGTATTGAGTATGTTTTAATAAACGGTAACGTAGTTGTGGATGCCGGGGAATATAAGAAAGTATTAGCTGGAAAAGTTATAAGAGGATAA
- a CDS encoding nucleobase:cation symporter-2 family protein produces MDNKTNKNVMPVDEILPIGQTIILALQHVLAMCAGAIAVPIIVGNAAGLSQEEIIFLINADLFVAGIATLIQSLGIRNFIGAKIPMVEGTSFATVSAMVAIAGNYNSNPHVAMCTIFGAVLVAGIFSFSMAPFFSKLLRFFPKVVTGTVITIIGISLLPVAVRWSAGNDMSSPDFGSPQNVLMALGVLVMILVMNKYLKGIWGSVSILLGIVFGTIIASMIGMADFSKVVTSKFISFNTPFHFGMPIFDITSIISLLLVTLVIMTEATGNIIAIHEMVGKPLDDKNLARGLRTDGFATILASMFNTFPHTAFAQNIGLVNLTGIKSRYVVATSGCILFLLGIFPKVAALFASIPYPVLGGAGFAMFGMVASGGIKSLGKVNFEGNKNGIIVAVSIGLAMIPVAVPSFYHAFPSWVNTLFHSGITTGSLCAIVLNIFFNGSGKKEKKQRLEA; encoded by the coding sequence ATGGATAACAAGACAAACAAAAATGTCATGCCTGTAGATGAGATACTTCCTATAGGACAGACAATAATACTTGCACTTCAACACGTACTTGCTATGTGTGCAGGTGCTATTGCAGTACCTATTATAGTAGGAAATGCAGCAGGATTATCTCAAGAGGAAATAATATTTCTTATAAATGCAGATTTGTTTGTAGCTGGTATTGCTACTTTGATTCAATCACTAGGTATTAGAAATTTCATAGGGGCTAAGATACCTATGGTAGAAGGAACAAGTTTTGCGACTGTATCCGCCATGGTTGCAATTGCAGGAAATTATAATTCAAATCCACACGTTGCAATGTGTACAATATTTGGAGCAGTACTTGTTGCTGGTATATTCAGTTTTTCGATGGCACCGTTTTTTAGTAAATTATTAAGATTTTTCCCAAAAGTAGTTACTGGAACTGTAATAACTATAATAGGTATATCACTTTTACCAGTAGCAGTTAGATGGTCAGCAGGAAATGATATGTCTTCTCCAGACTTTGGAAGTCCTCAAAATGTTTTAATGGCACTTGGAGTTCTAGTTATGATTTTAGTAATGAATAAATACTTAAAAGGTATATGGGGAAGTGTATCTATACTTTTAGGTATAGTATTTGGAACAATAATAGCTTCTATGATAGGAATGGCTGATTTTAGTAAGGTAGTAACATCTAAATTCATAAGTTTTAATACTCCTTTTCACTTTGGCATGCCAATATTTGACATAACATCAATAATTTCCTTGTTACTTGTAACATTAGTTATAATGACTGAGGCAACAGGAAATATAATAGCTATCCATGAAATGGTAGGAAAACCTTTGGATGACAAAAACTTAGCAAGAGGACTTAGAACAGATGGATTTGCAACTATACTTGCATCGATGTTTAATACTTTTCCTCACACAGCATTTGCTCAAAACATAGGACTTGTAAATTTGACAGGAATAAAGAGCAGATACGTTGTAGCAACATCTGGATGTATATTATTTTTACTTGGTATATTTCCTAAAGTTGCTGCGTTATTTGCATCAATACCATATCCAGTTTTAGGTGGAGCAGGATTTGCAATGTTTGGAATGGTAGCTTCTGGAGGAATAAAGAGTCTTGGCAAGGTTAATTTTGAAGGAAATAAAAATGGCATCATAGTTGCAGTAAGTATAGGTCTTGCAATGATTCCAGTTGCTGTACCGAGCTTTTATCATGCATTCCCAAGCTGGGTAAACACTTTATTCCACAGTGGAATAACTACAGGAAGTTTATGTGCAATAGTTTTAAACATTTTCTTTAATGGAAGTGGTAAAAAAGAAAAAAAACAGCGATTAGAAGCATAA
- the xdh gene encoding selenium-dependent xanthine dehydrogenase, which produces MYRFIVNSKQIETSEDKKLLDFLRDDLRLTSVKDGCSEGACGTCMVLVDGRAMKTCVLKTSKVEGKNIITVEGISDKERDAYAWAFSEAGAVQCGFCIPGMVISAKGLLDKNLNPTKKEVKKALNGNVCRCTGYAKIEEAILMVAKILREDIEVPKVECKGLVGQNMHRVDAKDKTLGTGEYVGDLYVDGMLYGSAFRTKYPRALVKSIDISKAVNHPGVECIVLAKDIPGKRNLGHIIQDWPALIAEGEETRYIGDSLALVAATSKKVLKEALELIKVEYEELNAITSPEMAMKEDAPKIHPNGNILKKEVLSRGNVDEIIAKSKYVVTKKYSTPFTEHAFLEPESALSMPDENGVIIYTGSQGIYDEQREVSDLLGIEPEKVRVISKYVGGGFGGKEDMSVQHHAALLAYLTKKPVKVTLTRQESINIHPKRHATEMEFTTACDENGKLTAMKATIIADTGAYASLGGPVLQRLCTHAAGPYNYQNTHVEGTAVYTNNPPAGAFRGFGVTQSAFATECNLNLLAKMVGISQWEIRYKNAILPGQVLANGQIADETTALKETLEAVKEEYDKHEYVGVSCAFKNSGIGVGLPDIGRCILSVIDGKVHIRTSAACIGQGMGTVTTQVVCETTGLTPDVIIVDSPDTAKTPNSGTTTASRQTVFTGEATRLAALKLKKALNSKSLYELNEQDFYAEYSGITDCMGSDKPNPKSHIAYGYATQVVVLDEKGNVTKVLAAHDVGKAINPKNVEGQIEGGVVMGLGYALTENFILENGIPKSKFGTLGLLRAPKVPKIQPIVIENSKENLAYGAKGVGEIVVIPTAPAVQGAYYKLDGKFRTKLPLENTAYKK; this is translated from the coding sequence ATGTATAGATTTATAGTTAACTCAAAGCAAATAGAAACCAGTGAAGATAAAAAACTTTTAGACTTTTTAAGAGATGACTTGAGACTTACATCTGTAAAAGATGGATGTTCAGAGGGAGCTTGTGGAACATGTATGGTTTTAGTAGATGGAAGAGCTATGAAGACTTGCGTTTTAAAAACTTCTAAAGTGGAAGGAAAGAATATTATAACAGTAGAGGGGATTTCTGATAAAGAAAGAGATGCATATGCTTGGGCATTTTCAGAAGCAGGTGCTGTTCAATGTGGATTCTGTATTCCCGGAATGGTAATAAGTGCAAAAGGGCTTTTAGATAAAAATTTAAATCCTACAAAAAAAGAAGTTAAAAAAGCACTTAACGGAAATGTATGTAGATGTACAGGCTATGCCAAAATAGAAGAAGCTATATTAATGGTTGCAAAAATTTTGAGAGAAGATATAGAGGTACCTAAAGTTGAGTGTAAGGGCTTAGTTGGTCAAAATATGCACAGGGTAGATGCCAAGGATAAGACTTTAGGAACTGGTGAATATGTAGGAGATTTATATGTAGATGGAATGCTTTATGGATCCGCTTTCAGAACTAAATATCCTAGAGCATTAGTTAAAAGCATAGACATTTCAAAAGCTGTAAACCATCCAGGAGTTGAATGTATTGTTTTAGCAAAAGATATACCTGGAAAAAGAAACTTAGGACATATAATACAGGATTGGCCTGCTTTAATAGCTGAAGGGGAAGAAACTAGATATATAGGAGATTCTTTAGCTTTAGTTGCGGCTACTTCTAAAAAAGTTTTAAAAGAAGCTCTTGAGTTGATTAAAGTTGAGTATGAAGAGTTAAATGCTATTACAAGCCCAGAAATGGCTATGAAGGAGGATGCTCCAAAGATTCATCCAAATGGAAATATATTAAAAAAAGAAGTTTTATCAAGAGGAAATGTTGATGAAATTATAGCTAAATCAAAATACGTCGTAACTAAGAAGTACTCTACACCTTTCACAGAGCATGCATTCTTAGAACCTGAAAGTGCTTTATCTATGCCTGATGAAAATGGAGTTATAATATATACAGGATCTCAAGGGATATATGATGAGCAACGTGAAGTTTCAGATCTTTTAGGGATTGAACCAGAAAAGGTAAGAGTTATAAGCAAATATGTTGGTGGCGGATTTGGTGGAAAAGAAGACATGAGTGTTCAACACCATGCTGCACTACTTGCATATTTAACTAAAAAACCTGTAAAAGTAACCTTAACAAGACAAGAAAGTATAAACATACATCCAAAGAGACATGCGACTGAGATGGAGTTTACTACTGCTTGTGATGAAAATGGAAAGTTGACAGCTATGAAAGCTACTATAATAGCTGATACAGGAGCTTATGCATCTTTAGGAGGACCTGTTCTTCAAAGATTATGTACTCATGCAGCAGGACCATATAACTACCAAAATACTCATGTAGAAGGAACTGCTGTTTATACAAATAATCCTCCAGCAGGAGCATTTAGAGGATTTGGAGTTACTCAATCTGCATTTGCGACAGAGTGTAACTTAAATTTACTTGCTAAAATGGTTGGAATATCTCAATGGGAAATAAGATATAAGAATGCAATACTTCCAGGTCAAGTACTTGCGAATGGACAAATAGCTGATGAGACAACAGCTCTTAAGGAAACTTTAGAAGCAGTTAAAGAAGAATATGACAAGCATGAATACGTAGGAGTATCTTGTGCATTTAAAAACAGTGGTATAGGAGTTGGACTTCCTGATATTGGAAGGTGCATATTGAGTGTAATAGATGGCAAGGTTCATATAAGAACTAGTGCTGCTTGTATAGGTCAAGGTATGGGGACTGTGACTACTCAAGTGGTATGTGAAACTACTGGCTTAACACCTGATGTAATAATAGTGGATTCTCCTGATACAGCTAAAACTCCAAACTCTGGTACAACTACAGCTTCAAGACAAACAGTATTTACTGGAGAAGCTACTAGATTAGCAGCACTTAAGCTTAAAAAAGCATTGAATTCTAAGTCTCTTTATGAACTTAATGAACAAGATTTTTATGCTGAATATTCTGGAATAACAGATTGTATGGGATCAGATAAGCCAAATCCAAAGAGTCACATAGCTTACGGGTATGCAACTCAAGTTGTTGTTTTAGATGAAAAAGGAAATGTAACTAAGGTTTTAGCAGCTCATGATGTAGGAAAGGCTATAAATCCTAAAAATGTAGAAGGACAAATAGAAGGTGGAGTAGTAATGGGACTAGGATATGCCCTTACAGAAAATTTCATACTTGAAAATGGAATTCCTAAATCTAAATTTGGAACACTGGGACTATTAAGAGCACCAAAGGTTCCTAAAATACAGCCAATAGTTATAGAAAATAGTAAGGAAAACCTTGCTTATGGAGCAAAAGGAGTAGGAGAGATAGTTGTAATACCAACAGCACCGGCTGTACAAGGGGCTTATTATAAATTAGATGGTAAGTTTAGAACTAAGCTGCCATTAGAAAACACTGCTTATAAAAAATAA
- the hydA gene encoding dihydropyrimidinase, whose amino-acid sequence MGVVIKGGKIITDTDSYYANLRIENEKIVSIGSNLEIEGDEVVSAQGCYLLPGAIDPHTHFDLDVGSTVTADDFESGSKAALIGGTTTIIDFATQSKGETLKEGLNNWHKKADQKCYCDYGFHMAITDWNENVCSEMEEMKDLGVTSYKMYMAYKNVLQVNDLEILNALNKSKEIGALMCFHCENGDIIDFLINKAKNNNQVSPKYHPITRPSEAEAEAVYRLIKLAKIVDSPIYIVHLSTKRALEIVTTERKNGAEIYVETCPQYLLLNENCYEIDVEDEFEGAKYVMSPPLRKKEDQEYLWNGIKNNDVDTVATDHCSFNYKGQKELGRNDFSKIPNGSAGVEHRLSLMYTNGVLKERITLNEMVDVISSKPAKLFGLYPQKGTISVGSDADIVIFNPDYKGRINAKDQTQNVDYTPYEGFDQIGRVTDVFLRGNRVVKQSLICDKYPGGKYIYRK is encoded by the coding sequence ATGGGTGTAGTTATAAAAGGTGGAAAAATTATAACTGATACTGATTCATATTATGCCAATTTAAGAATAGAAAATGAAAAAATAGTCTCTATAGGAAGTAATTTAGAAATAGAAGGTGATGAGGTAGTTTCAGCTCAAGGCTGCTACCTTCTTCCTGGAGCAATAGACCCTCACACGCATTTTGATTTAGATGTAGGATCTACGGTTACGGCAGATGACTTTGAAAGTGGAAGTAAGGCTGCTTTAATTGGAGGAACTACAACTATAATAGACTTTGCAACCCAAAGCAAAGGAGAAACGCTAAAAGAGGGTCTTAATAATTGGCATAAAAAAGCAGATCAAAAGTGTTATTGCGATTATGGATTTCATATGGCAATAACAGACTGGAATGAAAATGTATGCAGTGAAATGGAAGAAATGAAAGATCTAGGAGTTACATCGTATAAGATGTATATGGCATATAAAAATGTACTTCAGGTTAATGATTTAGAAATACTTAATGCATTAAATAAAAGTAAGGAAATAGGGGCGTTAATGTGTTTTCACTGTGAAAATGGAGATATAATAGATTTCTTAATTAATAAAGCTAAGAATAATAATCAAGTTTCTCCTAAATATCACCCTATTACAAGACCATCTGAAGCTGAAGCTGAAGCTGTGTATAGACTTATTAAATTAGCTAAAATAGTAGATTCACCTATATACATAGTTCACTTAAGTACAAAACGTGCTCTTGAAATTGTTACAACAGAGAGAAAAAATGGAGCAGAAATATATGTAGAGACATGTCCTCAATATCTTCTTTTAAATGAGAACTGTTATGAAATAGATGTGGAAGATGAGTTCGAGGGAGCTAAATATGTAATGTCACCTCCTTTGAGAAAGAAAGAAGATCAAGAGTATTTATGGAATGGAATAAAAAACAACGATGTAGATACAGTTGCAACTGATCATTGCTCTTTTAACTATAAAGGACAAAAAGAATTAGGAAGAAATGATTTTAGTAAAATACCTAATGGATCTGCGGGGGTAGAACATAGATTATCACTTATGTACACTAATGGAGTATTAAAAGAAAGAATAACTTTAAATGAAATGGTAGATGTAATATCTAGTAAACCCGCAAAGTTATTTGGTCTTTATCCTCAAAAGGGAACCATCTCAGTTGGAAGTGATGCTGATATAGTTATATTCAATCCTGACTATAAAGGTAGAATAAATGCTAAAGATCAAACTCAAAATGTGGACTATACTCCATATGAAGGTTTTGATCAAATAGGAAGAGTAACTGATGTATTCTTAAGAGGAAATAGAGTTGTCAAACAATCCTTAATTTGCGATAAGTATCCAGGTGGAAAATATATCTATAGAAAATAA
- a CDS encoding 4Fe-4S binding protein, with protein MAKINIDLCGMKLKNPIMPAAGPNVKDGEMCKKSIEGGAGAVVTKTISLLPADVPRPCMAEIKGGFLNTELWSELSKEQWVEKEYKIAKEAGEPVIISMGYTEEQIREVAPLVKPFADAVELSTHYVGTDVTPIVRALKAAKEVLDVPVFMKMSPHTDIQKIAKAVEEAGADGLLMMNSYGPCMGIDVKTGYPIMGSQKGYGWLSGAAIKPIAVRCIYDVAQVVDIPIIGVGGVTNGLDAAEMIMAGASAVQVCTEAILKGPGVYGKIAEELNDFLDEYGYDDVAQIKGLTHKKMADRNFRTHSIPAYVDNDKCISCGICKKLCPYEAITIEDKLVIDEEKCFGCGLCVSKCPKGALGISLK; from the coding sequence ATGGCTAAAATAAATATTGATCTTTGTGGAATGAAACTTAAAAACCCTATTATGCCTGCAGCAGGCCCAAATGTTAAAGATGGAGAGATGTGTAAAAAATCTATAGAGGGTGGAGCAGGAGCTGTAGTTACAAAAACTATATCTTTATTACCAGCAGATGTTCCTCGTCCTTGTATGGCAGAAATAAAAGGTGGATTCTTAAATACAGAACTTTGGTCAGAACTTTCAAAAGAGCAATGGGTAGAAAAAGAGTACAAGATAGCTAAAGAAGCAGGAGAACCAGTGATTATAAGTATGGGATATACAGAAGAGCAAATAAGAGAAGTTGCTCCACTTGTAAAACCATTTGCAGATGCAGTTGAACTTTCAACTCACTATGTTGGAACGGATGTAACACCTATAGTAAGAGCATTAAAAGCTGCTAAAGAAGTTTTAGATGTACCTGTATTTATGAAGATGAGTCCTCATACAGATATTCAAAAAATTGCAAAAGCAGTTGAAGAAGCAGGAGCAGATGGACTTTTAATGATGAACTCATATGGACCTTGTATGGGAATAGATGTTAAAACAGGATATCCTATAATGGGAAGTCAAAAAGGATATGGATGGCTTTCGGGAGCTGCTATAAAGCCAATAGCTGTAAGATGTATATATGATGTAGCACAAGTTGTTGACATTCCTATAATAGGAGTTGGAGGAGTAACAAATGGACTTGATGCAGCAGAAATGATAATGGCAGGAGCATCAGCTGTTCAAGTTTGTACAGAAGCTATACTTAAAGGGCCTGGAGTGTACGGAAAGATAGCTGAAGAATTAAATGATTTCCTAGATGAGTACGGATATGACGATGTAGCTCAAATAAAAGGACTTACTCATAAAAAAATGGCTGATAGAAACTTTAGAACACACTCTATTCCAGCTTATGTAGACAATGACAAGTGTATATCTTGTGGAATTTGTAAGAAACTATGTCCTTACGAAGCTATAACTATTGAAGATAAATTAGTAATAGATGAAGAAAAATGTTTTGGATGTGGACTTTGTGTATCTAAGTGTCCTAAGGGAGCTCTTGGAATATCATTAAAATAA